In Hwangdonia lutea, a single window of DNA contains:
- the purL gene encoding phosphoribosylformylglycinamidine synthase gives MIHFFGNQNSKIFAVQVTKELSAQAISKLEWLFGNQPKLEQASLDAFFVGPRAAMITPWSTNAVEITQNMGIEGVFRIEEFKAVAEDFKDYDPMISEKFKGLNQASFTIDIQPESILTIEDIAAYNQQEGLALSDEEVEYLNGVSKKIGRPLTDSEVFGFSQVNSEHCRHKIFNGTFVIDDKEKPTSLFKLIKETSKQHPNDIVSAYKDNVAFIKGPKVEQFAPKRADIPEYYTTQDFNSVISLKAETHNFPTTVEPFNGAATGSGGEIRDRLAGGKGSLPLAGTAVYMTSYSRLEENRPWEQKFEAREWLYQTPIDILIKASNGASDFGNKFGQPLICGSVLTFEHDENNDNSTSSVSARKLGFDKVIMQAGGIGYAKAEQALKDTPKKGDKIVILGGENYRIGMGGAAVSSADTGEFESGIELNAVQRSNPEMQKRAANAIRGMVESDENHIVSIHDHGAGGHLNCLSELVEDTGGHIDLDKLPVGDPTLSDKEIIGNESQERMGLVIGEKHIDTLKKIAERERSPMYTVGDVTGDDRFTFQSKTHGNKPMDLAMEDMFGSSPKTVMTDKTIKRNYSDVTYNSDNFYDYLDQVLQLEAVACKDWLTNKVDRCVGGKVAKQQCVGALQIPLNNVGVMALDYKGKEGIATSIGHSPISGLINPVAGSRNSITEALTNIIWAPLKDELKSVSLSANWMWPCKNEGEDARLYEAVEAISEFAIDLGINVPTGKDSLSMKQKYPNEEVISPGTVIISAAANCDDITKVVEPVLQRNGGDIYYINLSQDHFKLGGSSFAQILNKIGNEAPNVKNASYVKNVFNTIQQLIKDELIVAGHDVASGGLITTLLEMCFADTNLGAELDITALNEKDSLKVLFAENSGIVFQAKDASIETILTDANIEFFNIGTVTESDVLSIINDTNVFTMTVSRLRDMWYKTSYLLDQKQTANGLAEDRFNNYKNQPLQYTFPNHFTGKLPTIDSKKPKPKAAILREKGSNSEREMANAMYLAGFDVKDVHMTDLISGRETLEDIQFIGAVGGFSNSDVLGSAKGWAGAFKYNEKANTALKNFFNREDTLSVGICNGAQLWMELDLVNPEHDVHGKLTYNDSKKHESAFTSVKVQENNSVMLSTLAGTTLGVWISHGEGKFSLPYAEDKYNIVAKYGYESYPHNPNGSDFNTAMMCDKTGRHLVTMPHIERSTFQWNWAHYPQDRKDEASPWLEAFVNARKWIESK, from the coding sequence ATGATTCATTTCTTCGGAAACCAAAACAGTAAAATATTTGCTGTTCAAGTAACAAAAGAATTATCAGCTCAGGCTATCTCAAAATTAGAGTGGCTATTTGGCAACCAACCAAAATTAGAACAAGCATCCTTAGATGCTTTTTTTGTTGGCCCTCGCGCTGCAATGATTACGCCATGGAGCACCAATGCCGTAGAAATTACCCAAAACATGGGGATTGAAGGTGTGTTCAGAATTGAAGAATTTAAGGCGGTTGCCGAGGATTTTAAAGATTACGACCCGATGATTTCGGAAAAATTTAAAGGGTTAAATCAAGCATCGTTTACCATTGATATTCAACCGGAATCTATTTTAACCATTGAAGATATCGCTGCTTACAACCAACAAGAAGGTTTGGCGCTGAGCGATGAGGAAGTTGAATACTTAAATGGGGTGAGCAAAAAAATAGGACGGCCATTAACCGATTCGGAAGTGTTTGGATTCTCACAAGTGAACTCCGAACATTGCCGACATAAAATTTTCAACGGGACTTTCGTAATTGATGATAAGGAAAAACCAACATCACTTTTTAAGCTTATTAAAGAAACCTCAAAGCAACATCCAAACGATATTGTTTCGGCTTACAAAGACAATGTTGCTTTTATAAAAGGGCCTAAAGTGGAACAATTTGCGCCAAAACGTGCCGATATTCCAGAATATTATACCACTCAAGATTTTAACTCGGTTATTTCGCTTAAAGCGGAAACCCATAATTTCCCAACAACCGTTGAACCGTTTAACGGTGCTGCAACAGGTTCTGGAGGCGAAATTAGAGACAGACTTGCGGGCGGAAAAGGCTCGTTGCCATTGGCGGGAACAGCCGTTTATATGACATCGTATTCACGTTTGGAAGAAAACAGACCTTGGGAACAAAAATTTGAAGCACGCGAATGGCTGTACCAAACGCCCATCGATATTTTAATAAAAGCATCAAACGGCGCATCCGATTTTGGAAACAAATTCGGGCAACCATTAATTTGTGGTTCGGTATTAACCTTTGAGCATGATGAGAACAACGACAATTCCACAAGCTCAGTGTCCGCACGTAAACTAGGATTCGATAAAGTCATCATGCAAGCTGGTGGCATTGGTTACGCCAAAGCGGAGCAAGCCTTAAAGGACACACCAAAAAAAGGTGATAAAATAGTTATTTTAGGTGGTGAGAATTACCGCATCGGGATGGGTGGTGCCGCAGTATCCTCGGCCGATACGGGCGAGTTTGAATCAGGCATTGAGTTAAATGCGGTACAACGTTCCAACCCCGAAATGCAAAAACGAGCGGCAAACGCTATTCGAGGCATGGTGGAAAGTGATGAAAATCATATAGTTTCCATCCACGATCATGGCGCTGGCGGACATTTAAATTGCTTGTCTGAATTGGTTGAAGATACAGGCGGACATATCGATTTAGATAAACTTCCGGTGGGCGACCCCACATTATCCGATAAGGAAATTATTGGTAACGAATCTCAAGAGCGCATGGGATTGGTTATTGGAGAAAAACACATAGATACATTAAAGAAAATCGCAGAACGAGAGCGTTCACCCATGTACACCGTTGGTGATGTTACTGGAGACGATCGCTTTACATTTCAGTCTAAAACCCATGGTAATAAACCTATGGATTTAGCTATGGAAGACATGTTTGGCAGTTCGCCAAAAACGGTAATGACCGATAAAACGATAAAACGAAATTACAGCGATGTAACTTATAATTCTGATAATTTTTATGATTATTTAGATCAAGTTTTACAGTTAGAAGCTGTGGCTTGTAAAGATTGGCTAACCAATAAAGTTGACCGTTGCGTTGGTGGTAAAGTAGCCAAACAACAATGTGTTGGTGCTTTACAAATACCGCTAAACAATGTTGGTGTAATGGCATTGGATTATAAAGGAAAAGAAGGTATTGCAACTTCCATTGGGCACTCGCCTATTTCTGGATTAATCAACCCCGTTGCTGGTAGCAGAAATTCGATTACCGAAGCATTAACCAATATTATTTGGGCACCTTTAAAAGACGAATTGAAATCCGTTTCATTATCGGCCAACTGGATGTGGCCTTGTAAAAATGAAGGTGAAGATGCGCGATTGTATGAGGCGGTTGAAGCCATTTCAGAGTTTGCTATCGATTTAGGGATTAACGTCCCAACAGGGAAAGATTCGCTTTCCATGAAGCAAAAATACCCTAACGAAGAGGTTATTTCTCCTGGAACCGTTATCATTTCAGCCGCTGCAAATTGTGATGACATCACCAAAGTGGTCGAGCCCGTTTTACAAAGAAATGGAGGCGATATTTATTATATTAACCTATCACAAGATCATTTTAAATTAGGCGGAAGTTCGTTTGCGCAAATCCTAAATAAAATAGGAAATGAAGCTCCAAATGTAAAAAATGCATCTTATGTTAAAAATGTATTTAACACCATTCAACAATTAATTAAAGACGAGCTAATTGTTGCGGGGCACGATGTGGCTTCGGGTGGTTTAATTACTACCTTATTGGAAATGTGTTTTGCTGACACTAATCTTGGAGCCGAATTGGACATTACTGCTTTAAATGAAAAAGACTCTCTTAAAGTGTTGTTTGCTGAAAATTCAGGCATTGTGTTTCAAGCGAAAGATGCCTCTATTGAAACTATTTTAACTGATGCTAATATTGAATTTTTCAACATAGGAACAGTAACAGAATCTGATGTTTTGAGCATCATCAATGATACAAATGTGTTTACCATGACGGTGTCTCGCTTAAGGGATATGTGGTATAAGACCTCTTACCTTCTCGACCAAAAACAAACGGCAAATGGTTTAGCAGAAGACAGATTCAATAATTATAAAAATCAACCTTTACAATACACATTTCCAAATCATTTTACCGGAAAACTCCCCACAATTGATTCGAAAAAACCAAAACCAAAAGCTGCGATTTTACGTGAAAAAGGAAGTAACTCCGAGCGCGAAATGGCAAACGCCATGTATTTAGCTGGTTTTGATGTAAAAGATGTACACATGACCGATTTAATTTCTGGTCGTGAAACTTTGGAAGATATTCAATTTATAGGTGCTGTTGGTGGTTTTAGTAATTCTGATGTTTTAGGTTCTGCAAAAGGTTGGGCAGGTGCTTTTAAATACAACGAAAAGGCCAATACGGCTCTTAAAAATTTCTTTAATAGAGAAGACACGCTTTCTGTTGGAATATGTAACGGCGCGCAACTTTGGATGGAATTGGATTTAGTGAATCCAGAGCACGATGTACACGGAAAACTAACGTATAACGATTCCAAAAAACACGAAAGTGCGTTTACATCGGTTAAAGTTCAAGAGAATAATTCGGTGATGCTTTCAACACTTGCAGGAACCACTTTAGGGGTTTGGATCTCTCATGGCGAAGGCAAATTTAGCTTACCTTATGCTGAAGACAAATATAATATTGTTGCTAAATATGGTTACGAATCGTATCCTCATAACCCAAATGGTTCAGACTTTAATACGGCCATGATGTGCGACAAAACGGGGCGCCATTTAGTTACGATGCCACACATTGAACGCTCTACATTCCAATGGAATTGGGCCCATTATCCTCAAGACAGAAAAGACGAAGCATCGCCGTGGTTGGAAGCTTTTGTTAATGCCAGAAAGTGGATTGAAAGTAAATAA
- the lysS gene encoding lysine--tRNA ligase, whose translation MSQLSEQELVRREKLAKLREMGINPFPADLYPVNHTSKQINAQFEEGKKVIIAGRLMLIKVQGKASFAQLQDAEGKIQVYFNRDEICPGEDKTKYNEVFKKLLDFGDFVGIEGELFTTQVGEKTVKVKDFTLLSKALKPLPLPKEKDGKIYDAFTDPEQRYRQRYADLVVNPHVKNVFVKRTKLFNAMRNFFNDAGYFEVETPILQPIPGGAAARPFVTHHNALDVPLYMRIANELYLKRLIVGGFDGVYEFSKNFRNEGMDRTHNPEFTAMEIYVAYKDYNWMMDFCERLLEHCAVAVNGTSKATFGDHEIDFKAPYARVTMADSIKHFTGFDITGKTENEIRHAAKDLGVEVDDTMGKGKLIDEIFGEKCEGNYIQPTFITDYPKEMSPLCKEHRDNPELTERFELMVCGKEIANAYSELNDPIDQRERFEHQLKLAAKGDDEATEFIDHDFLRALEYGMPPTSGMGIGMDRLIMFLTNNQSIQEVLFFPQMRPEKKAVALSDEGKAVLEILKKAEKLNLNDLKSQSGLSNKKWDKTIKELTKNKLAKVEKTDDGLFVELV comes from the coding sequence ATGTCGCAATTATCAGAGCAAGAACTTGTACGAAGAGAGAAGTTAGCAAAATTACGTGAAATGGGCATTAATCCGTTTCCTGCAGATTTATATCCCGTAAACCACACCTCAAAACAAATAAACGCCCAATTTGAGGAAGGTAAAAAGGTAATAATTGCCGGAAGGTTAATGCTAATTAAGGTACAAGGTAAAGCAAGTTTTGCGCAGTTACAAGATGCTGAAGGCAAGATACAAGTGTATTTTAACAGGGATGAAATTTGCCCGGGCGAAGACAAAACCAAATACAACGAGGTGTTTAAAAAACTTCTGGATTTTGGCGATTTTGTTGGGATTGAAGGCGAATTGTTTACCACTCAAGTGGGCGAAAAAACCGTAAAGGTTAAGGATTTTACTTTATTAAGTAAAGCTTTAAAACCTTTGCCATTGCCCAAAGAAAAAGACGGAAAAATTTACGATGCCTTTACCGACCCAGAGCAACGCTACAGACAGCGCTATGCTGATTTAGTGGTGAATCCGCATGTAAAAAACGTATTTGTAAAACGCACCAAATTATTTAATGCCATGCGTAATTTTTTTAACGACGCTGGTTATTTTGAGGTGGAAACACCTATTTTACAACCCATTCCCGGTGGTGCTGCCGCACGTCCGTTTGTTACACACCACAACGCTTTGGACGTGCCTTTGTATATGCGTATTGCCAATGAGTTGTATTTAAAACGATTGATTGTTGGTGGTTTTGATGGGGTTTACGAGTTTTCTAAAAACTTTAGAAATGAGGGCATGGATAGAACCCATAACCCTGAGTTTACCGCCATGGAAATTTACGTCGCTTATAAAGATTACAATTGGATGATGGATTTCTGTGAACGCTTGTTGGAACACTGTGCCGTTGCCGTAAACGGTACCTCAAAAGCAACATTTGGCGACCACGAGATAGATTTTAAGGCACCCTATGCTAGGGTAACGATGGCCGATTCGATTAAGCATTTCACAGGATTTGATATTACCGGTAAAACGGAAAACGAAATAAGACATGCAGCAAAAGACCTTGGTGTTGAAGTTGACGATACCATGGGCAAAGGCAAACTTATTGATGAGATTTTTGGCGAAAAATGTGAAGGCAACTATATACAACCAACATTTATAACGGATTACCCGAAAGAAATGAGCCCGTTGTGTAAAGAGCACCGCGATAATCCAGAATTAACTGAGCGTTTTGAGCTGATGGTTTGTGGTAAGGAAATCGCCAATGCTTACTCTGAATTAAACGACCCTATTGACCAACGCGAGCGTTTTGAACACCAATTAAAATTGGCCGCAAAAGGCGATGATGAAGCCACAGAATTTATAGACCACGACTTTTTACGTGCTTTAGAGTACGGCATGCCTCCAACGTCGGGCATGGGCATTGGTATGGATAGATTAATTATGTTTTTAACCAATAACCAATCGATTCAAGAGGTTTTATTCTTTCCGCAAATGCGTCCAGAAAAAAAAGCAGTTGCTTTGAGTGATGAAGGAAAAGCTGTTCTGGAAATACTTAAAAAAGCTGAGAAATTAAATTTGAACGATTTAAAATCCCAGTCGGGTTTATCGAATAAAAAATGGGACAAAACCATTAAGGAATTGACTAAAAACAAACTAGCTAAAGTTGAAAAAACAGATGATGGCTTGTTTGTTGAGCTCGTTTAG
- a CDS encoding sigma-70 family RNA polymerase sigma factor, with protein sequence METQKIWNNFSDELYFFILKKVKSKDATNDIFQNTFLKIHANLSQLKKEEKVKAWVFQIARNEINNHFNKESNYVPKLGEDNDAHLQKYEHICCFDKFINDLPDIYKQVIELIYIQGKKQKDVAKAMDISLENVKVRVKRAKGILKKQFNQCCKYELDKNGKLIGESNCAMCKT encoded by the coding sequence ATGGAAACACAAAAAATATGGAACAATTTTAGTGATGAGCTCTATTTTTTCATTCTTAAAAAAGTGAAAAGTAAAGATGCTACAAACGATATTTTCCAAAATACATTCTTAAAAATTCATGCCAATTTATCCCAGTTAAAAAAAGAAGAAAAAGTAAAAGCTTGGGTTTTCCAGATTGCGCGTAACGAAATAAACAATCACTTCAATAAAGAGTCTAATTACGTGCCCAAATTGGGCGAGGATAATGATGCTCATTTACAAAAATACGAACACATTTGCTGTTTCGATAAATTTATAAATGATTTGCCCGACATTTACAAACAGGTTATCGAACTGATTTATATACAAGGAAAAAAACAAAAAGACGTTGCCAAAGCAATGGATATAAGTCTTGAGAACGTGAAAGTTAGAGTAAAACGAGCGAAAGGTATTTTAAAGAAACAATTTAACCAATGTTGTAAATACGAGCTTGATAAAAACGGTAAGTTAATTGGAGAATCGAACTGTGCAATGTGCAAAACCTAA
- a CDS encoding YoaK family protein has protein sequence MFRHQGRTRTLRHNLRIATFLAFVAGIVNVTGFLFFKQLTTHVTGHFSQFINDVADLEFWKGTIYFLYIFSFLFGSFSSSFLIIKFRKNKQLNVFFIPTLIECLILTSIGLLSNVIEMKSSDLVVCLLLFAMGLQNSFVTKISNAVVRTTHLTGLFTDLGIEISQMFFPKLYPNREKLKANIILRIYIISFFFAGGLVGGFFYAELNWKLNTLIFGAFILLISLFYNNMRYGFLKAKRRIKQKQRYKTNNKLI, from the coding sequence ATGTTTAGACATCAAGGGAGAACGAGGACTTTAAGACACAACCTGAGAATTGCTACGTTTTTGGCCTTTGTTGCAGGTATTGTAAATGTTACAGGCTTTTTGTTCTTTAAACAATTAACGACTCATGTTACGGGGCATTTTTCACAATTTATTAATGATGTTGCCGATTTAGAATTTTGGAAAGGCACGATATATTTTCTTTACATATTTTCGTTTCTTTTTGGTTCGTTTTCATCCAGTTTTCTCATTATAAAATTCAGGAAAAACAAACAGCTCAATGTTTTTTTTATACCCACGTTAATTGAATGTTTAATTTTAACATCCATCGGTCTATTAAGCAATGTTATTGAAATGAAATCTTCTGATTTGGTTGTATGCTTGCTGCTTTTTGCCATGGGACTCCAAAACTCATTTGTTACTAAAATTTCGAATGCTGTCGTGCGAACAACCCATCTTACGGGACTTTTTACCGATTTAGGCATAGAGATTTCACAAATGTTTTTTCCTAAATTATACCCGAACCGAGAAAAACTTAAAGCGAATATTATATTGAGAATTTATATTATTTCATTCTTTTTCGCTGGCGGATTGGTTGGTGGATTTTTTTATGCAGAACTTAATTGGAAGTTAAACACGTTAATTTTTGGCGCTTTTATTTTACTAATAAGTTTATTTTACAATAATATGAGGTATGGATTTTTAAAAGCTAAACGAAGGATTAAGCAAAAACAACGTTATAAAACCAATAATAAGTTGATTTAA
- a CDS encoding metallophosphoesterase family protein, with translation MTKILLLSDTHGYMDNAILKYVKQADEVWHAGDIGDLKVTDAIKKLKPLRAVYGNIDDTKIRTEFPEHNRFMCEDVDVWITHIGGYPKAYNVRVREDIRLNPPKLFICGHSHILKIMPDKKLNLLHMNPGAVGKHGFHKKRTMLRFTIDGKKIDNLELIEFPT, from the coding sequence ATGACCAAAATATTGCTACTTTCCGATACGCACGGCTATATGGACAACGCCATTTTAAAATACGTAAAACAAGCTGACGAGGTATGGCACGCTGGCGATATTGGCGATTTAAAAGTTACCGATGCCATAAAAAAGCTAAAACCTTTACGGGCGGTTTACGGCAATATTGATGACACTAAAATTAGAACCGAATTCCCCGAACACAACCGTTTTATGTGCGAAGATGTAGATGTTTGGATAACCCATATTGGCGGTTACCCAAAGGCGTATAATGTTAGGGTGCGCGAAGACATAAGACTGAATCCGCCAAAACTATTTATCTGCGGGCATTCGCATATTTTAAAAATAATGCCCGATAAAAAACTGAATTTACTGCACATGAATCCGGGTGCGGTTGGTAAGCATGGGTTTCATAAAAAACGAACCATGTTACGTTTTACCATCGATGGCAAAAAAATCGATAACTTAGAGCTTATAGAATTTCCGACTTAA
- a CDS encoding FKBP-type peptidyl-prolyl cis-trans isomerase, whose protein sequence is MSQVKENDTVKVHYTGKLNNGQIFDSSLEREPLEITLGQGMLIPGFEKGIISMELNEKKTINIPAAEAYGDVQENMFHKVQRDQLPQEITPEVGMGLASKNPDGSEVQFRVAEVNDDYIIVDANHPLAGQDLTFDLELIEIK, encoded by the coding sequence ATGAGTCAAGTAAAAGAAAATGATACTGTAAAAGTACATTACACAGGAAAATTAAATAATGGTCAAATTTTTGACAGTTCGCTGGAAAGAGAGCCTTTAGAAATTACATTAGGGCAAGGGATGTTAATTCCTGGTTTTGAAAAAGGTATTATTTCAATGGAATTAAACGAGAAAAAAACCATCAATATTCCTGCAGCAGAAGCTTACGGCGATGTACAGGAAAACATGTTTCATAAAGTACAAAGAGACCAATTACCACAGGAAATTACACCTGAGGTTGGTATGGGATTAGCTTCAAAAAATCCTGATGGATCTGAAGTACAGTTTCGTGTAGCCGAGGTTAATGACGATTATATTATTGTTGATGCCAATCACCCGTTGGCAGGCCAAGATTTAACATTCGATTTGGAACTTATTGAAATAAAATAA
- a CDS encoding DUF4293 domain-containing protein, with product MLQRIQTVYLLIAAGVSAGLIYVFELWITSNDEKVFAADINYVFAAFLTSAFLSVVAIFRYKNRKSQFMLGRLNIILNFFLIGFFVYQSLNVSGETAVSEKGIGMLLPIVSIVFLALANKAIKKDEDLVKSVDRLR from the coding sequence ATGTTACAACGCATACAAACCGTATATCTTTTAATTGCCGCAGGCGTATCTGCAGGACTGATTTATGTGTTTGAATTATGGATAACATCCAATGATGAAAAAGTATTTGCAGCCGATATTAATTATGTGTTTGCGGCCTTTTTAACATCGGCATTTTTATCAGTTGTAGCCATATTTAGATATAAAAACAGGAAGTCTCAATTTATGTTGGGGCGCCTTAACATCATATTAAACTTTTTTTTAATAGGATTTTTTGTGTATCAATCTCTAAACGTATCTGGAGAAACGGCGGTTTCTGAGAAAGGTATTGGGATGCTTCTTCCTATCGTTTCTATCGTGTTTTTGGCATTAGCCAATAAAGCCATTAAGAAGGATGAGGATCTTGTAAAATCTGTAGATCGATTGCGATAA
- the rho gene encoding transcription termination factor Rho, translating into MFEISQLKEKKLTDLQEIAKKLNVPKYRSLKKLDLVYQILDQQAADPKAVTAAIEPKQTSEAATDKKPEPRKPRQRIQKPAKNEPAKREDKQNKESKTTEAKSTEVTPDKKEERKPAHKPNPRPSNDNKKDNQQKSNQKKDSNQQHKNQHKNQKNGNIDKGNKDSRNRYREPDFEFDAIIESEGVLDIMQDGYGFLRSSDYNYLSSPDDIYVSQSQIRLFGLKTGDTVLGHVRPPKEGEKYFPLIKVSKINGQNPNVVRDRVSFEHLTPLFPQEKFNIAEKQSTISTRIMDLFAPIGKGQRGMIVSQPKTGKTMLLKDVANAIAANHPEVYQMILLIDERPEEVTDMQRNVRGEVIASTFDKEAHEHVKIANIVLEKAKRLVECGHDVVILLDSITRLARAYNTVQPASGKILSGGVDANALHKPKRFFGAARNIENGGSLTIIATALTETGSKMDEVIFEEFKGTGNMELQLDRKISNRRIFPAIDLTSSSTRRDDILLDDNTIQRMWVMRKYLADMNPVEAMEFINERFKQTRNNEEFLISMNG; encoded by the coding sequence ATGTTTGAAATTTCACAATTAAAAGAAAAGAAACTCACTGATTTACAGGAGATTGCTAAAAAATTGAACGTCCCAAAATACCGTTCTCTAAAAAAATTAGATTTAGTTTACCAAATACTGGACCAACAAGCGGCCGACCCAAAAGCAGTAACCGCAGCCATAGAGCCCAAACAGACTTCAGAGGCTGCCACCGATAAAAAACCAGAACCAAGAAAACCCAGACAGCGTATACAAAAGCCCGCTAAAAACGAGCCAGCGAAACGCGAAGACAAACAAAATAAAGAAAGCAAAACAACTGAAGCAAAATCTACAGAGGTTACTCCAGATAAAAAAGAAGAAAGAAAACCAGCGCACAAACCCAATCCCAGACCATCTAACGATAATAAAAAGGATAACCAGCAAAAAAGCAATCAGAAAAAAGATAGCAACCAACAACATAAAAATCAGCATAAAAACCAGAAAAACGGTAATATTGATAAAGGCAACAAGGATAGCAGAAACCGTTATCGGGAGCCAGATTTCGAATTTGATGCGATTATTGAAAGTGAAGGCGTTTTAGATATCATGCAAGATGGTTACGGTTTTTTACGCTCATCAGATTACAACTATTTATCTTCACCAGACGATATATATGTATCGCAATCGCAAATCCGTTTATTCGGTTTAAAAACCGGAGATACCGTTTTAGGGCATGTACGTCCGCCAAAAGAAGGCGAAAAATACTTTCCGTTAATCAAAGTCAGTAAAATTAACGGGCAGAACCCAAATGTTGTTAGAGACCGCGTGTCTTTCGAGCATTTAACACCGTTATTTCCACAGGAAAAATTTAATATAGCCGAAAAACAAAGTACCATTTCAACACGCATCATGGACTTGTTTGCACCCATTGGCAAAGGGCAACGTGGTATGATTGTATCGCAACCAAAAACAGGTAAAACCATGTTATTAAAAGACGTGGCGAATGCTATTGCGGCAAATCATCCGGAAGTGTACCAAATGATTTTATTGATTGATGAGCGCCCAGAAGAAGTTACCGATATGCAACGTAATGTACGTGGCGAGGTGATTGCTTCAACCTTTGATAAGGAAGCGCACGAACACGTAAAAATTGCAAACATCGTTTTAGAAAAAGCAAAACGATTGGTTGAATGCGGGCACGATGTGGTGATTCTATTAGATTCCATTACACGTTTGGCGCGAGCATACAATACCGTGCAACCAGCCTCTGGAAAAATACTAAGTGGTGGTGTTGATGCCAACGCACTACACAAACCAAAACGCTTTTTTGGTGCAGCACGTAATATTGAAAACGGCGGCTCGTTAACCATTATCGCAACAGCGCTTACCGAAACAGGCTCTAAAATGGACGAGGTAATCTTCGAAGAATTCAAGGGCACCGGTAATATGGAGCTGCAATTGGATAGAAAAATATCTAACCGCAGAATTTTCCCTGCTATCGATTTAACATCGTCAAGCACTCGTCGCGATGATATTCTATTGGACGACAACACCATTCAACGTATGTGGGTCATGCGCAAATATCTTGCAGACATGAACCCTGTTGAAGCCATGGAATTTATTAACGAGCGTTTCAAACAAACTAGAAACAACGAGGAGTTCTTGATTTCGATGAACGGATAA
- the rpsT gene encoding 30S ribosomal protein S20 → MANHKSALKRIRSNEAKRLVNRYQHKTTRSAIKKLRELTDKKEAEKLFPTVVSMLDKLAKKNVIHANKAANLKSGLAKHVAAL, encoded by the coding sequence ATGGCAAATCATAAGTCAGCATTAAAAAGAATTAGAAGTAACGAAGCGAAACGTTTGGTTAACAGATATCAGCATAAAACAACACGTAGTGCTATTAAAAAGTTACGTGAGTTAACAGATAAGAAAGAAGCTGAAAAGTTGTTTCCTACTGTAGTTTCTATGTTAGATAAATTAGCAAAGAAAAATGTAATACACGCTAACAAAGCGGCTAATTTAAAGTCTGGTTTGGCAAAACACGTTGCAGCCCTTTAA